A stretch of DNA from Molothrus ater isolate BHLD 08-10-18 breed brown headed cowbird chromosome Z, BPBGC_Mater_1.1, whole genome shotgun sequence:
GGCTGGCTACTGAGGAGCTGGTTGTGTGGTGAATTACATGTTTCTTTGGTCATTGTACTCAGTAATTAAAACAGACTTCCAGATTTAAGCATTAAAGGAGTTTGGGGCTAACATGCTAGACTGGGGTGAGCtgacatattaaaaaaaaaaaaatgagtagACAATCTGAGCAACAGTAACAGGAAAGTACTGTGATGATATGTGAACtaattctggagaaaaaaaagtgtaaaaagtAAACCCCAGGTACCAAACACTAAAACAAGCAGTGAAAGGAAACCGTGGGTCTTGTAGCATTCCAGTGAATTCCTCTCAGGTGAAGACAAATTATTTGACACAAATTTATGAAGTTACATACTCTCTAAACTATAGCAGAGAAATAAGCAAGATACCTGGATGCTAATGGGGAAACATGAAGAACTGGGGACCAGAAACTTGTCACATCTCCTCTGAAACACTTCCTTCTAATTGTTTGTGAACAGGTAGAAATTTTGAGAGAAACTTCTACGTAGGGATTCAAATAGAGGTAAAAGGTGATTAACGGGACGGGGTTCATATTACTAGACAACACAGGAGCAACAGGTGGGGAAATAACCACGCAGGGTTATTTCCCACGCAGGGAAAAGAGCACCTCGACCGGACTGAGGCTGCTCCGCAGAAAACCAACATCAGTGGCATTACTACATTTTCTGCGAAGGCTAAAATACGCGTTATCCACGAGCAAAACGCACCCTgacattctttttctctggcCGCAGCAGGCAGCCGGAGGAGCGCCAGCAGCACCGGCGCGGCCCCTCAGCACCCGCCTGGCGCGGCTCCCGCGGCGGCCGCACCGGAGCGCGGGGAGAAGACCCGGGGGCTCAGGAGGTTTCTCGGCCGGACGCGGGGAAGCGCTGCCGCGCCCTCGGGGCACCGGGAGGCGCTAGCGGCGGTGGAGCGGCGGAGGCCCGGCGCGGCCGGGACACTCCGGGCACTGGACGCGGCCCCCCGGGCCCGCGGCCGGCAGAGGGCGTACGGAGGGGGGGGCATCGATGGGGGCGGCCGCTCTGCGCTCGGCTGCTCCGCGCTCGGCTGCTCCGCCCTGCCGCTCGGCTCTGGATTAGCGCAACTGGCGACGTGGgacggcccggcccggccccgcgcccgccgccggctCCGGGAGCGGCACCGGAGCTGCACCGGGAGCTGCACCGGGCAGGCCGCCGACGGGACAAGGAGCCCGAGGGCGGCGGCACTCTTTGCGGCAGACCCGCCAGCGCGACGCGGTGAGGGGCGGCGGCGCAGGGAGCGCCCCGGTGGGCGGCGATGGCGCTGAGGGCGCGGGCGCTGTACGACTTCAGGTCGGAGAACCCGGGTGAGATCTCTCTGCGGGAGCACGAGGTGCTGAGTCTGTGCAGCGAGCAGGACATCGAGGGGTGGCTGGAGGGCGTCAACAGCCGCGGGGACCGCGGGCTCTTCCCGGCTTCTTACGTGCAGGTGAtccgcgcccccgccgccgagccgccgccgcccgcccgctaCGCAAACGTCCCCGTCGGCGGATTCGAGCCGctgccgccccccgccgcctTCAAGCCGGCGGCGCAGCAGCCCCCGCCCGAGTCCttcccgccgccccccgccggGTATCCCTTTCCGCCCTACGGCGGCTCCtaccagcccagccagggcagcgATGACGACTGGGACGACGACTGGGACGACAGCTCCACGGTGGCCGACGAGCCGGGCGCCCTGGGCAGCTCCTACCCCGACTACgaggcggcgggcggcggcgccccGGGCCGGTACCGCCTGTCCACCCGCTCCGAGCCGTCCCTGGGCCCCCGCGGCGCGGGGCACCCACCGGGACACCCGCACccccccggcggcggcggcgccgccaAGAGCTCGGCCACGGTGAGCCGCAATCTCAATCGCTTCTCCACCTTCGTCAAGTCCGGCGGAGAGGCCTTTGTGTTGGGCGAAGCGTCGGGCTTCGTGAAGGATGGGGACAAGCTGTGCGTAGTGCTGGGCCCCAGGGGCCCCGAGTGGCAAGAGAACCCCTACCCCTTCCAGTGCTCGATCGAGGACCCCACCAAACAGACCAAATTCAAGGGCATGAAGAGCTACATCGCCTACAAGCTGGTGCCCAGCCACACCGGGCAGCAGGTGCACCGCCGCTACAAGCACTTTGACTGGCTCTATGGGCGCCTGGCTGAGAAGTTCCCTGTCATCTCCGTGCCACACTTGCCAGAGAAGCAGGCCACTGGCCGCTTTGAGGAGGACTTCATCTCCAAACGTCGCAAAGGCCTGGCCTGGTGGATGGACCACATGTGCAGCCACCCTGTGCTCGCTCAGTGTGATGCCTTCCAGCACttcctcacctgtcccagcacGGATGAGAAGGCCTGGAAACAAGGCAAGCGCAAGGCTGAAAAGGATGAAATGGTGGGTGCCAACTTTTTTCTGACCATCAGTGTCCCCACAGGCCCTGGGGCCAGCCTGGACTTGCAGGAGGTAGAAAGCCAGGTGGATGGCTTCAAAGCCTTCACCAAGAAGATGGATGAGAGTGCCCTGCAACTTAATCACACGGCCAACGAGTTTGCCCGCAAACAAGTCACTGGTTTCAAGAAGGAATACCAGAAGGTGGGGCACTCCTTCAAGTGCCTCAGTCAGGCATTTGAGCTGGACCAGCAGGCCTTTTCAGCTGGCCTCAACCAAGCCATAGCCTTCACTGCAGAAGCCTATGATGCCATCGGGGACCTCTTTGCAGATCAGCCCCGGCAGGACCTAGATCCTGTGATGGATTTGTTAGCGTTGTATCAGGGGCATTTGGCCAACTTTCCAGACATCATCCATGTGCAGAAAGGTAAGAcccttttgtgttttctgaaacaatttAACTTTTATGTATCAGTGGCATGCAACAGATATAGAACCAGTGCCTAAATTTGCCTTGTGTCTGGCTTGCTGGCTTTGTGTTCAATATTCCTATGTTTACTTAGGTAAACTCTCTCTAGAAATACAAAAAACACATCGATGACAATTTTTATTATGTGCCAAAAGCCTAAACATAGTTGGGAGTTTTGCTGATCAGAGGTTGCTGCGTTCGGCTGCATATCTCTCAAAGTAACCGCGTTGAACTAAACTGCCTATATATTAAAACTTATTAAGCTTGTTTACAAGCTGGAAATCAAGTGGTTTGCAAACATATTACTCTGAGGTATGTGAGGTATCTTGAATCTTTTATCTATTAGGTACTGAATATGAAGTAACATGATGATGCAGGTACTCCTCTGATTGACCACTCAGTTCTAGGTGCACGTGGAGGTGTGTGTTTTGCAGCATCAGTCTGATGAGATGTTTaaggctgctggggcagcctctTTGTTCAGCCAAGTGTCCTGTGGTGTTTGTGAAAGAGTAATGGTCAGCTACAGTGTTCTTAGTTGTTCAACCTTCACCCTTAGTATCATGAACAGATGCTGGTCACCTGTTACCCTTTCAGCATCTTTCTAGCTGAAGCACGCTGCCCAGGTTCAGATTGCTAGTTGTAAGGTTCTTAGTGACCtgtcagaaagaaagaaattcaaaaatgaaaaaaaatctgctgtatAACTAATGATATGTGTTCAGAGAAACAGAAGTTTGAAGTACTGTATaagaggagatgctgctgttaAATTATTGATAGTCATACATTCTTTACCATTGCAAGTAGGTAAGTCCatcattaattcttttttttgttatcttcCTTACCTGTAGTTTTCAACTCAAAGTTCAGGAGAGTGTGGCCTTTCAGTAATAACACCAAGGCCAAGAAAACATCACATATGCTCTGCAGAAATGGTTATCCATAAGTTACCCAAGAAAATGCATGAGCTttgtagaaaattattttggagaTTAAATCCCAAGTGAATTGTCCCCCAGAGCAAATCAGTTTTTTTGTCCTTATATGAGATTTCCAGGGGTTTTGCATCTGAAACAGTACACTAAGATTAGTAAAAAGAGTTGGAAAAGTTTTTTTAACAGAGCAGAAAGACAGGTGTCTAGAGGTATGCATTGCTGGGAACATCTGAGGAAAGAGAGTTGCTACAAAGTGCACAATTTGTtgttatttaagaaaataagcTTTTCATAAAAATTGTATGCATCAAAGTCTGATTTCCATTCTGCTGTCAAATATCAAAAATTGTGAGTGGAAACTAAAAcaatcttaattttattttgaagaagaAAGGGAGGTGTGAAGGTTAGCATTTGAGGAGTTTCTTTGCTAGCTGCTGTGGTATTGTGTTTTGATAAcagctttcaaatattttagaTTTGGAGAGATGAGTGGACTTGGCAATGCCTCATGTTTGGGAGCAGAGCATGTTAAAGTGAGTTGTCATCTAATAGGATTATCTGTaagcttctggaaaaaatataGGGACAGATAATTGTATTAGatggaaaaatccagcagaCTGTATATactatttaaataatatatcCTCAGGCTTTAAGGTTATATGGAGGTCTTCACTGAAGTATTTTTGGAAACAAGCCTTTGAAGAGAGGACTGGTAATAATAAGATATGTGCTGAAACCATCCTTATTTCCTTTGTAGTTCTGTTTGAATTTACGCTTACTGGTAAAGTAATTCCTTGTAGTTCTATTTGAATTTACGCTTACTGGTAAAGTGTACCTTGCTGAACTGCTGAAGGTTCATGTAAATAACTAGAGCAGTGCATGAGCATGAAGTATGTAGAGTTGATTTTGGGCTAGGCACTGTCCTGGAGCAGACTGGAGAAAAGTCCAGCTCCGCTGCATGCAGCTGTTaatgctccagcacctctgaGCTAGCACTGTGTTCACAGTATCATCCATGGCACATAGTAGTCATAGGAATATGGCAGGGGCTTGAGAGGGTGGTCTTGAGAGGGTTTGAGAGTCCCACTGAGGCTGGTATAGCCCCACTGAGGCTGGCATGGCCATTGCAGGAACAGAGTTGTGTGAGTTGTGTGATTTTCGTTGTTTCTGTTAACAGACAGCAAACTAGACAAAAACTGAGAGCAATGTTTTGTGCTCCGTATTGCTGGTTTATTACTCTTAAAGGGTAATAAAGAAGGTACAGCTTTTCAATGCCAATCTGTAAACTTCAGATGAAAATATGAACTGTTT
This window harbors:
- the SNX18 gene encoding sorting nexin-18 isoform X1, whose product is MALRARALYDFRSENPGEISLREHEVLSLCSEQDIEGWLEGVNSRGDRGLFPASYVQVIRAPAAEPPPPARYANVPVGGFEPLPPPAAFKPAAQQPPPESFPPPPAGYPFPPYGGSYQPSQGSDDDWDDDWDDSSTVADEPGALGSSYPDYEAAGGGAPGRYRLSTRSEPSLGPRGAGHPPGHPHPPGGGGAAKSSATVSRNLNRFSTFVKSGGEAFVLGEASGFVKDGDKLCVVLGPRGPEWQENPYPFQCSIEDPTKQTKFKGMKSYIAYKLVPSHTGQQVHRRYKHFDWLYGRLAEKFPVISVPHLPEKQATGRFEEDFISKRRKGLAWWMDHMCSHPVLAQCDAFQHFLTCPSTDEKAWKQGKRKAEKDEMVGANFFLTISVPTGPGASLDLQEVESQVDGFKAFTKKMDESALQLNHTANEFARKQVTGFKKEYQKVGHSFKCLSQAFELDQQAFSAGLNQAIAFTAEAYDAIGDLFADQPRQDLDPVMDLLALYQGHLANFPDIIHVQKGALTKVKESKRHVEEGKMELQKAEGIQERCNIISFATLAEINHFHKIRVRDFKSQMQHFLQQQILFFQKVTQKLEEALHKYDSV
- the SNX18 gene encoding sorting nexin-18 isoform X2; this encodes MALRARALYDFRSENPGEISLREHEVLSLCSEQDIEGWLEGVNSRGDRGLFPASYVQVIRAPAAEPPPPARYANVPVGGFEPLPPPAAFKPAAQQPPPESFPPPPAGYPFPPYGGSYQPSQGSDDDWDDDWDDSSTVADEPGALGSSYPDYEAAGGGAPGRYRLSTRSEPSLGPRGAGHPPGHPHPPGGGGAAKSSATVSRNLNRFSTFVKSGGEAFVLGEASGFVKDGDKLCVVLGPRGPEWQENPYPFQCSIEDPTKQTKFKGMKSYIAYKLVPSHTGQQVHRRYKHFDWLYGRLAEKFPVISVPHLPEKQATGRFEEDFISKRRKGLAWWMDHMCSHPVLAQCDAFQHFLTCPSTDEKAWKQGKRKAEKDEMVGANFFLTISVPTGPGASLDLQEVESQVDGFKAFTKKMDESALQLNHTANEFARKQVTGFKKEYQKVGHSFKCLSQAFELDQQAFSAGLNQAIAFTAEAYDAIGDLFADQPRQDLDPVMDLLALYQGHLANFPDIIHVQKGLCWGKDSACVPGDVTQLHPKPVPGQDEGVSSLLSQKGIML